Proteins encoded by one window of Acidobacteriota bacterium:
- a CDS encoding fused MFS/spermidine synthase, which yields MRHADPGDLGLKPWLPPFLLGFLATAFQAYLLREFSAEFYGNELTFGLFLGCWLFWGGIGSLIRPRRERAATGPGLAGFYGLAIVLFATGLAALRFSHRLMGILPAELTGLLPALGFAFLLGLLLNFPLGRGFTLNARLLGGDVPTVYILESAGAATAGLVVSFALIPRFSNWQGAAIVSAAAAVAALSGMKPGRRRALLALALVLAAGLAAFDLRAQKAAWAPLRLAASGDTPYGKLQVIRTGEQVTFFDNGLAVFSHPDVGAAEEAVHFALLQRDGPRAVLLVGGGASGGAAEALKHPGVRVDCVELDPAVIRLARTYLTGPDRAALDDPRVRIFYRDGRAFIAGSRDRYDAILLDLPEPATAQINRYYTREFFAQVRVRLSPAGIFSFVVPSAENYISGSLAEFLSSIAATLQVVFPNVRAVPGENCVFLASDGPLSLDPAGLSASIERLGLALRYLSPGMLPARLDPARVEYLAAKISGPGARINRDLVPVSYYFHSILWAGQFGGAEARVLRAAARISPGWILDAPLALFGLGLAIMALFRRRSPARFLVPVGVMGFTTMAVELGVFIAFQARFGCVYGKVPLLLALFMAGLVLGAVAARARKRPGGFELAAVQGAFAILLLLTLRIIAGTGGEAVPFAVLFGFGVLGGYLFVAANRRLLRQTAHPGQAYAIDLLASFAGVVLASALIIPLYGIPALILRLAILNALSFLFLVLSPRH from the coding sequence ATGCGGCACGCCGATCCCGGGGATCTGGGCCTGAAGCCCTGGCTGCCGCCCTTCCTCCTGGGCTTCCTGGCCACGGCCTTCCAGGCCTATCTCCTGAGGGAGTTCAGCGCCGAGTTCTACGGCAACGAGCTCACCTTCGGCCTCTTCCTCGGCTGCTGGCTCTTCTGGGGCGGGATCGGGAGCCTCATCCGGCCGCGCCGCGAACGGGCCGCGACGGGGCCGGGCCTGGCCGGCTTCTACGGCCTGGCCATCGTCCTCTTCGCTACCGGCCTGGCCGCCCTGAGGTTCTCCCACAGGCTCATGGGCATCCTGCCGGCCGAGCTGACGGGCCTGCTCCCCGCGCTCGGGTTCGCCTTCCTGCTGGGACTGCTCCTGAACTTCCCGCTGGGGCGCGGCTTCACGCTCAACGCCCGCCTCCTCGGCGGGGATGTCCCGACGGTCTACATCCTCGAATCGGCCGGCGCCGCGACGGCCGGGCTCGTCGTCAGTTTCGCCCTCATACCGCGCTTTTCCAACTGGCAGGGGGCCGCCATAGTCTCGGCGGCCGCGGCCGTCGCCGCCCTCTCCGGGATGAAGCCGGGACGGCGGCGGGCCCTCCTCGCCCTGGCGCTCGTCCTGGCCGCCGGCCTGGCCGCGTTCGATCTCCGGGCCCAGAAAGCGGCCTGGGCCCCTCTCCGGCTGGCCGCTTCCGGGGACACGCCCTACGGCAAGCTGCAGGTCATCCGCACCGGGGAGCAGGTCACTTTCTTCGACAACGGGCTGGCCGTTTTCTCCCATCCCGACGTGGGCGCGGCCGAGGAGGCGGTCCACTTCGCCCTGCTGCAGCGCGACGGGCCCCGCGCGGTCCTGCTCGTCGGCGGCGGGGCCAGCGGAGGGGCGGCCGAGGCCCTGAAGCACCCCGGCGTCCGCGTCGATTGCGTCGAGCTCGACCCGGCGGTCATCAGGCTGGCCAGAACGTACCTGACCGGGCCGGACCGGGCCGCGCTCGACGACCCCCGCGTGCGCATCTTCTATCGGGACGGCCGGGCCTTCATCGCCGGGTCCCGCGACCGCTACGATGCCATCCTCCTCGACCTGCCCGAGCCGGCCACGGCCCAGATCAACCGGTATTACACCCGGGAGTTCTTCGCCCAGGTCCGGGTCAGGCTTTCGCCGGCCGGGATCTTCAGCTTCGTCGTCCCCTCGGCCGAGAACTATATCAGCGGGTCACTCGCCGAATTCCTGAGCTCGATCGCGGCGACCCTCCAGGTCGTGTTCCCCAATGTCCGGGCCGTCCCCGGCGAGAATTGCGTCTTCCTGGCTTCCGACGGGCCGCTGTCGCTCGACCCCGCCGGGCTCTCGGCGTCCATCGAACGGCTGGGTCTTGCCCTCCGTTACCTGAGCCCGGGCATGCTTCCGGCCCGCCTCGACCCGGCCCGCGTGGAATACCTGGCCGCCAAGATCTCCGGTCCCGGCGCCAGGATCAACCGCGACCTGGTCCCGGTGAGCTATTACTTCCATTCTATCCTGTGGGCCGGCCAGTTCGGCGGCGCCGAGGCCCGGGTCCTGCGGGCCGCGGCCAGGATCTCCCCGGGCTGGATCCTGGACGCACCCCTGGCCCTCTTCGGGCTCGGACTGGCGATCATGGCCCTCTTCCGGAGGCGCTCGCCGGCGCGCTTCTTGGTGCCCGTCGGGGTCATGGGTTTCACGACGATGGCCGTGGAGCTGGGCGTGTTCATCGCTTTCCAGGCCCGCTTCGGCTGCGTCTACGGCAAGGTCCCCCTGCTCCTGGCCCTGTTCATGGCCGGGCTCGTCCTCGGGGCGGTCGCGGCCCGGGCCCGCAAGCGGCCGGGGGGCTTCGAGCTGGCCGCGGTCCAGGGCGCGTTCGCGATCCTCCTGCTCCTCACGCTCCGGATCATCGCCGGGACCGGGGGGGAAGCCGTGCCGTTCGCCGTCCTCTTCGGCTTCGGCGTCCTGGGCGGGTACCTCTTTGTCGCCGCCAACCGAAGGCTCCTTCGGCAAACGGCCCATCCCGGGCAGGCTTACGCCATCGACCTGCTGGCCTCGTTCGCGGGCGTCGTCCTGGCCTCGGCCCTGATCATCCCTCTCTACGGCATCCCCGCCCTCATCCTTCGCCTGGCCATCCTCAACGCACTCAGCTTCCTTTTCCTTGTTCTTTCGCCCCGTCATTGA